The sequence below is a genomic window from Candidatus Zixiibacteriota bacterium.
CCCTGCGAGAGTAATACAATATTGTGGGTATATCAAGATGATGGCAGTCTCATGTTTCAACGCAGCGCCGTTTTGGCTGACAATATCCTCGGAGATTCAAGCCGCGAAGTGCCTTGGGCAGCTGGGGGAATCGAATTCGTTCAAGGCAAAGGGAATCATCTTGTAGTAGCATCCATCCTCAGGTCCTATCCGTCTCAAGCGCATATAACCCTCTGGAGTTTGAGAGGAGAACTGCTGGGTTGGTATGTTCATCCGGGCATGGTGCAAGTCAGCGAAGACCTGTTTTCGACAGAACGCACAGGGCAACTCGTTTTTCTTGGCATTAACAACGTCATGGGATGCGCATCAATGTTCGCATTACCGATAGACTCTACTGTCGGGTTCTCTCCGCCCCATGACTGTCGATATTACGATTCCTCCTCATTCGTGCCCGGCAGTCAATTGAGCTACATTCTCTTTCCTCAGACAGACCTCAGCACTTCATATCAGAATGAATATAATGGGCCAAACAAGTTGTGGGTATTCCAGAATGGCAGCACGGCAGCTGACATCACTGAACACATACCTGATCAGGAATCTAACATTTGCTATGACTTCGATGCGAGTTACAGGATTGCTGGCGTTTCAATTAGTGACGGGTTCAAACAGAGCAGAAATATCCTGGTAAGCGATGGGAAACTCAATCCTGTCGACTGGCAATCCTATTCAAACACCTTGCGAGACGCCGTTACTTATTGGTCCGCTTCTGGGTGGGTGACCGAGGGCAAACTCCGCGCTCTTGAATCTCTCTCAAAATAGTTTCTACAGATTGTTCCTCTGGTACCTATGCATATGGTAGAAGAAAGGCGCGCGCAAGGTGCTTGTACAACAAACTAACTACTGCGAGGAGGTATCAATGCAACACACTAAGATCCTTTCTATTATCTCTGCTCCGATTCCAGAGGTGTTGCTGGTACTCACGATTCTGTTTCTCGGTGCGCAGAGCGGCTATGCCGATGGCGCACTCTTCGACCCGGCAATCAACTATCCCGTCGGTAGCAACCCCATTTCAGTTCTTGCCGCCGACCTTAATGGCGATAGCATTCCTGACCTTGCTGTGGCCAATCACCACTCAGATAATGTATCTATCCTGCTCAACAGCGATAGTACGTTTCAGGCAGCCATCAACTATGCAGCCGGTAATGGACCCTTTTCAGTCTTCGCTGGCGACCTTGATGGTGACGGCTGTAAGGACCTGGCCGTTGCCAATGCCGTTTCAGACGACGTGTCTATCCTGTTGAACAACTGCGAAGGCATATTTACTCAGAATGGTGCATACGCAATTGGTGATCACGCCTATTCGGTTTTCGTTGCTGACCTTGATGGTGACGGCCATCTTGACCTGGCCGTGGCAAACGCAGCGGCGGGCACCTTGTCCATCCTAATCAACAACGGTGACGGCACATTTCAAGATACTATCAACTATCCAGTTGTTGGTGGCCCCTATTCGGTCATTGCTGCCGACCTTAATGGTAGCGGCCATCTTGACTTAGCGACGGCCAATCCCGGGACGGACAACGTGTCCATTCTCTTCAACAACGGTGATGGTACCTTTCAGGATACCATTAACTACCCAGTCGGTGATGCCCCCTTTGATGTCTTTGCTGCCGACCTTGATGGTAACGGCCATCTTGATCTGGCGACGGCCAATCAACAGTCGGACAACGCATCGGTACTGTTGAATCATGGTGACGGTACTTTTTCGGATGCCGTCCACTACCCAGCGGGTGATGGGCCGCAGGGAGTTACTGCCGCCGATTTTGACGGCGACGGAGATTCTGATCTGGCGGTGGCGAATCCTTTGTCGGATGATGTGACTATCCTATTGAACAACGGTGATGGTACATTTGCTCTGGATTCCGCGTACACGGTCGGTAGCCATCCCTGGGGTATCTTTGCTTCTGACCTCGATCTGGACGGTGATTCCGACTTGGCGGTGGCCTGCTATTACGACAACAGTGTCTCGATTCTTGAAAACCTGACCGGGCCGTATACCCGACCCGACACCCTCTTCGTCGGTAATTCGGCTATCGAGCCGAGTTGTATGGAAGCTGAATTGCCAATCTATCTGGCCAACCAGGAACCGGTTAGCGCGGGACATATTGTCCTCGACTATAGTGAAGCTGGATGGCCGTTCCATCCGTCAGATGTTAGTTTTGCTGGTACTCGTGTGGAGTCGTGGAACCCCACGCTGGGTGTAATCGATTCGACAACAATGACTATCGACATTGGATTTTTCAACTTGAGCGGAACCCCTCTCGATCCTGCCGACGAGATTACGAGAGATATTCCGATCGCTAAGATCATGTTCAATGATGAGTGCGCATTCGCAGGTGAGATGTGGCTGCAGCCACCGGATACAACGACTCTGTGTGCTGAATTCGATTGCTTCAGCACTTCGCTCGTTGATACGCTCGGTGTACTATATGCGCCTGATGTCACATTCGATTCAACTAAGATCTCCGGCTATGTGCCCGGTGACGCCGACGGTTCATGTACTGTTGACATTGATGATGTTGTCTATGTAATCAACTACATCTTTATGGGCGGACCAGCGCCTGTTTGTGAAAGCAAAGCAGGTGACGCGAACGGAAGCTGCGGCATCGACATCGATGATGTTGTCTATCTCATTGCATACATCTTTGCAGGAGGGCCGGAGCCGGTACCGTACTGTTATATCCCACTGCCATTCGAAAAGACCATCGTCGGTAACGCAAGCCTCTCCATCGCAGGCAATGCGAACGAAGAGAGTTCCACAATCTCTCTCACCGCCGACCGCGATGTGCAGGCTATTCAGCTTGAGTTTGCTGTCGGTCATGACGTTGTGAATGTTCGTGTCGAGAGTCTTGTCGATGGTATCGAGACGTTCTACGGATATTCTGGTGGTGTGCTTCGTATCGGGCTGCTCGATCTGTACGGCACCCACATGATTCCGGCTGGAAGCAATGACATAGTCCAAATCACCGGTGCAAATGGCAAGCTGGAATTGACAAATTCGATCATCGTCGCAAAGGGGGGCGGGCATCTGAATTCATCTGTGAGCGAGCAGGCATCAAGTGGAATCCTGCCGCTTAATTTCGCGCTGAATCAGAACCACCCCAACCCATTCAATCCAACAACCGAGATCAGCTTCAGTCTGCCATCCGACTCATACGTCAAACTCGAGATTCACAACATCATGGGTCAACGCGTAACAACCCTCGTAGATGATTACAAACAGGCTGGTTATCACACAGTGACATGGAGTGGTCGCGATGATGGCGGAGCATCTGTTGCTTCGGGAGTATACTTCTATCGAATCGAAGCTGGAGAATACTCTGATTGCAAGAAGATGCTGCTGATGAAATAAAGTCCCTGGGGAACCGGGACGTCCTGCGTGAGGCAGGGACAATGCGGCGGGCTGGTAACAGCCCGCCGCAGCCATTCAAGCAAGCTTTGCGAGACTGTTCGCACGAGCTGCTGTCTCATTATCCACAAATTCAGGCGGCGTCAATTTGTGGACTCGAACTCCGCTATCGCCGCCTCTTACTGCAACTACAGTGGAAAGCGCGTGACAGTCAGCGAGTTGCGTTGACGGAGACCCCACAACTTCCTGAACCGTGCCAGTTTTGTGACCAGCTGACAGCATTTTTCTGAAAATCTTCCGATGTCGCAGCAGGAACCAGGAGTGGCTTCCGAAGATTCAGCATAGTCTGTTTCAAGCTCGCAGTGTCATCCATAATGCGAAATTCGACCGATAATGAAAAAGCCGGCAAATAGCGCTTGACTGGGATTGTCGACCTTCCTCCGTTAATAATCTTACACGCTGGCAGATTTGCCGCTTGGCGTACAATTATATGCTTTGAACCGGTGGGGACCTGCGTCAACCGAAATTCACAAGTGTGATTTGGCAAAACTGATGAATACAATCTGCAGGCAGATTCACTTACGGTCATAACGAGATCTCACCACTATAATGACTTGACTAACAGCTGATTAGTTCTTAATTTTGAATAGATAAACTTGTCCGATATTTATCACGGCAGGAAAAGCTGACTTATGATCCACGGATCTTCCGCTCGATACTTACAGTCAATCGACAGGATTATGTTGATGGCGGTTGCCATCGTTGCTGTTTCGCCAATGATGTCATCGGCCGCGGTAGAGCCATATGACCTCAATCTCATACAAGTCTACGTCACACGCAATCATGGAAACTTTCTGGTAGCGGACTTTGATGGAGATTCACAACCTGAATTTCTGGAATTGAGCAGTGATAGGCAGACATTTTGTATCAGAGAGTTCAGCTCCACAGAGTTTCTCGCCAATCGTTGGCTTCATCACGGTGAGGAGGACCCCAACGTGTTCATGAAACATCTCCTTGCGGCTGATGTGGACGGTGAAAGGGGGGATGAGCTAATCAGCCTGATGCAGGACATAAGCGGGGACAGCGCTTGGATCAGAGTAACCTCTTATTCAGACGAACAGCATCACGTAATCTGCAAGACAAAGGCGATCATAGGGAGCGACATTCGGTCCCGAAAATCATGGCGTGGCCCGGGCTGGGATGGTGAGTTAGATGCCTGCTATGTGGTTGATCTCGAAAATGACGGTGACAAAGAACTTGTCGCTGTCTGCGCGGTAGGCTTCGACTGCTATCCGAGAGGCCTTTTCGTTTATGATTTTCCTTCAGGAGATTTGATCTGGTCCTTCCCGACCGCTTCTAATATCGGACAAGTGGAATTCGCGGATGCCGACGGCGATGGAGAGTCCGAGGTTTATCTTGGGACTTATGTTACCGCGAATGGATGCTTTGCCCGCGAAGTAACGGACAATTCAGAATTCCTATACGCGGTTGATTATAATGGTGATTCTCTGTGGGCAGAGGATCTCGGCGGAAGCATGGATTTTCATGCCAGTAGATTTGCAATTGCTGACGGGGATGGAAACGGCACAATTGAGCTATATATGACTCACTTGCTTGATAAGGCATCAGGGTTTGACGAACATGTCAGGAAACTCAGCATATTGGATTTGAGGACCAGCCGGCAGTTGGCTCAGCATAGCTTCGATCCTCCAGATGCTTTCGGAGATCTCGTCGTTGCCGATCTTGATTTGGACGGCACGATGGAAGTCTTAACGAACAACGGCCCGACCGTGCTCGATGGAACAACTCTGAATCAGATCTGTCAAGGAGAATCCATCAGATGGAGAATCCTCGGCGTCGTGGATATCGATGGTGACACGACAAACGGATTGGAAACCGTTCTAAGGCGCGAAGATTCATTGGTAATCCTTGACAGGAATATGAAGCCGCTTGTCCGTTACACGACCGATGGTAATGACAGAATCGAGCTCGCAATCCATTTTGCAAATGAGAATGGCGAGCATTTCTTGGGAGTAGTTACGGGTCGGCAAGTGGAAGAATGTTTCGGAGAGGATCTTCGGGTTTTCAAGATCGAGAAGTATGTGGCTCCGGAGACTCTCCTCGGTTATGATAAGTGGCGCATGCCGGACTGGTTTAGTGTCTCCATTGCGCTTATCATAGGCGCAATCGCCGGTGTCTTTCTAATCAAAGTAAACGGTCGACTCAGAACTCGTTTTAGGCGATCTGAGGGAATCGGCGAGTATGATTCATTGCTCGATTCACTGGCGACGTTTGAGCATGGCCAGTCGGCAGGACGGAATCTTGAGCGCATCGAATTCCTTCTCAACAATCTTCCGCCAGATGATGCCAGACTGAAGCCGATCGTGCCGCGTGTAATGTCTGCGCTTGAGACTTACAGTTCATTCACGAGTGGGCAATTGCGTGATGTGGTTGAAAGATCAGCGAGATGTGAAGAGTTTGCCGTCAAGGCGGCAGATATTCACAACCTGGATCTGGAGCTGACCGCAATACTGTCAGAATTCGACATAGCCGATCCTATCTCCGGATTCAGATTGAGAAAAGAGGAGATGATCGATTTGACCGTCAAACTGAAACAGTCGGTTCGCGATATCAGAATCGGAGTGATGTCGAAGTTGTCGGTCGATCTTGTGGAAACGGTGAACAACGTGATTGGTTCGCTGTCGGCTCAACTCAAGAATAGCGGCATCAGCATCACAAAACTCGGCGTGACGGGGGATATAAGCCGTGCGGTCTTTTTTTCTCGGCCTCATCTGGTCTCGATAATCGAGGAGATATTCTCGAATGCTTCCGCAAGCATGCGGGATTCATCGGTCAGGAACATCGGTATCGCAATCTCGATCGTCGCTGATACGGTTGCGTTGTCGATTTCGGACACGGGCGGCGGGATTCTGGCTGAGAATGCGGAGGTGCTTTTTGACAGGGAGTACTCTACGAAGCAGGATAAAGGTGGCTATGGCTTGTTCTATGTCAGACAACAAATCGAGCGATTCGGTGGAAAAATCACCATTCGCAACAACAATGACCGTCCCGGGGCAACTGTGACAATAACGATGAAGCTGGTTCCTAATGAATGATCGCAACTTGAGAGTCCTCATTATTGATGATGACGCAGACTTTCGCGAAGATCTTAAATTGCTTCTGCCGGCCGCTTTCGAATCATTGATGGCTTCGTCCCTGGCAGCCGCCACAAAGCTGCTCAATGATCGCGAGATAGACTTGGTGTTTCTCGACATTGACCTCGGCGGGGATATCAATGGTCTGGAGTACCTCAAAAAGATCAAAGCAGACCAGCCGTACCTTCCCGTTATCATGGTTACCGCTGATCGCAGTGTAGACTCGATCGTTCAGGCAATGCGGCTTGGCGCCTCCGATTATGTCGGCAAAAGCCCCGATCTCGACAAGCTGGAATTGTCAATCACAAGAGCGCTATCTGAAAGCTCGCTGCTACGCAGGCTGGACCTGCTCGAAAGTGACCTCGGACATCGTGTCGGAGATCTCATAGGTGAGAGCGAAGCTATCAAAACGATCCTGAAGGAAATGAAAAAACTCGGTGCTGTCCCATCAAATGTCCTGATTACCGGTAAGAGTGGTACGGGCAAGGAGCTTGTCGCAAGGGGCATTCACAAGCTATCTGACCGCCAGAAGCAGCCGTTTGTAGCCGTCAATTGTGCTGCCCTATCGCGCGAACTGATTGAAAGCGAGCTGTTCGGCCATGAGAAGGGAGCCTTCACGGGAGCTGTTGGGCGAAGATCGGGGAAGTTCGAGCTTGTCGGCAGCGGCACGTTGTTTCTCGATGAGATCACCGAGATACCGGTCGAACTTCAGGCGAAACTTCTTAGAGCGATCCAGGAGCGAGAGTTCAGCAGGGTTGGTGGCAACAGCATTATCAAATTCGCAGGTAGGCTACTGGTGTCTTCTAATCGAAACATCCCTCAGGCGATTTCAGATGGACACTTTAGGGAGGACTTGTACTATCGCATAAATGTTTCCTCAGTGTACATTCCGCCACTTGCCGACAGAAAAAGCGACATCCCGGTGCTTGCCAAGCATTTCGTTTCCAAGTTCTCCAGGGAGATGAAAAAACCTATCTGCTCCATCAGTGAGAGAGCTGTCGAACATCTTTCGAGTTATGACTGGCCGGGAAACGTAAGAGAGCTAGCAAACGTCATCGAAAATGCAGTAGTGCACTGCGACGACTCCGAACTGGATCTGCACCACTTCGGTCCGTTCATCTCTCACTGCGAATCACTACCGGAGAGATATGAAGAGGCTAAGCAGCTCGCTCTCTCCCGGTTTCAGAGGGATTTCATCTCGGCTGCTCTCAGTAGACACGGCGGAAACGTGACAAAAACTGCCGATGAGATTAGTGTTTCTCGACAGGGACTTATCAAAATGATGGAGACATGCGGGCTTTCGACGAAGTAGTCTGTACCCGCAGTTTGAACTTCCTTCCCGGTTCTGCAATCAACAGTGGCATCTCCACAGATTAGAATTGTAAACTGCAGTTTCCATATCGTCCACTTCAGTTGACAATCTTAAGCAAATAACGGCAGACATCATCTGACCACCTGATTGTTAGTCTGCTCTAACTGTATGCCATCTAGTGCATTGCTGAAACCCCCTGCCTTTGCTTCGCCCACCTCCGTGTTCGGCACAGAGTTTGCAAAGAATGAAAATCAAGAGGAAGTGAGATGAAACTTGAAAGACATACAGGAGGTGAGATTCAAAAAACCAGGTTTTGAGATTACCGGATGAGTGAAAACAGGAAAGTAAGGAGGAAGGAAAGATGTTAGCAACGGATTATCAATGGGTAGGATCACAGCTGAACAGACTACCGGGTATCCTGACAGTGCTTGTCAGTTTCGTCTTGCTGTCTCTTTCGGGAGTAGCTTTCTGCGAAACTGATTTCGATTTGGTGGAGACTATCGGCATAGAAGACAAGCCAGAGGCAATGGTGATTGCCAACCTGGACAGTGATCCGGAAACCGAATTCGTCGTCGTGCTTGGCTGGAGCGGAATTGTGAAGGCCTACGACAATGACGGGACCATACTCTGGACACAAACTACCGGATGGTACGGGTCGATCAATGCCGGTAATCTTGATGGCGATCCGATGGATGAGATCGCGGTCAGTTCGGCCGATCATCATTTGTACGTCTATGATGACGATGGTTCAGTAATCTGCGTGCAAGCAATTGACAGGCTCGGCCATGACAAAGCAAACTTTGCGGACATCGATGGGGATGGCGATAACGAACTCGTGTTCAGCGAGTGGGACAGTAGTGTCTATTCAGCGAGTCCGGCAAAAGTATATGCCTTCGATCCGGAGACATGCACGATCATCTGGACATACACGCTTCCTGATGATGCTGTCACCCATTGCAGTGACATAGATGGTGATGGCGCGGCAGAGATCGTTGCGTCGAGCAGAGGAGACGCAATCTCACCGGTCATGGTCCTTCTTGAAGGAGATGGCACACCAGTCTGGACAAAACCGGGTCAGGCGTGGACTGTCCGGTTCTGCGATATGGACGGGGACAACGAGAACGATCTGGTGACCAACGTTGGTGGCATCAGCGCTTACAATTATGATGGTGTTGATCTCTTCAGTTCAAGCGCAAAGGGTTTTCTGGTTAATATGTTCGATCTTGATGGTGATGGCGAGATGGAATTCCTCGGCATCGGTTTGTCCTCGCGTGATTCTATCTATGCAACTAACCTCGACGGAACTGAACTCTGGTCCGCCACCCTCTCATCACAAGTGGGATATGCCGAACCTATATCTCTCGGAACAGGGTCGACAGCCGGTGTCACAGCTGCGCTGCGCGATGGCGATTCACTGTTCGTGCTCTCTGGCCTTGATGGTTCCGTTCTTTGGAAGAATGCACCGGATGGTGCTACGGAACGTTTTCGAATCCCATCAGGCTCAGCGGATTTTGATGGTGATGGTCTCACTGATATGATTGTCGGTAATGATAACGACCTGATCTATATGTTTCATCAGAGTAGTTCGAGCACCCTTCTTGGCTGGCCAACGCTTTGTCACGATCTGCAGCACACGGGCAGCACTTCTGACTCACTGCAACCCCCGCTCACATTGCTGGACAGCTTCACAGTCAGTACGGGAAGCGCGTCGTTCTTGTCGGGAGAAGTGATTGTCGATGGAATGGCCTATGTCGGGGGAATTTCAGACTGCGTTTACGCGTACGATCTCACAACCAACGAGATCGTATGGGATTTCTGCGATAGCGAGAGACGAATAAGGACCCCATGCGTGACTGGTGAGTATGTTTATGTAACAGCTAGCAAGACAGCCTCCTCGGGCAGCAGGCTCTATAAACTCGACAAAGGCACTGGCGCTCTTGTCGATTTTGTGGATGTGCCGGGCGAGCCGGAACCCCCTTGTGTGGCCAATGGCATCGTTTATGTTGGATACTCGCACTACTGGTCGGGGCCGTTCGGTTTGCTTGCAGTGGATGCAAACGATCTTCATACACTATGGAACTACACAAATCCGACCAATCACGGTTTCAGCCAACCGGCTGTTTCAGACGATGGATCGAGACTCTTCGTATCTGACGGAGGGGGCAGACTCCTGTGTCTCGATGCGGCCACTGGTGTGCCGTCCTGGTCGTTCTCTTCCGGTCACTCTTGGGGCGTGAATACGCCAACATATCATAATTCGACGGTGTACATGGTTGCCGGGTATAGTAACATCAATGTATACGCCCTTGATGAATCTAACGGAAATCTCTACTGGCAGAAACATCTTGTGTCAGCGGGCTATCCTTCTCAAACGCAGGCACTATATGACGGTAAGTTCTTCGTGAGCGCAAACGAGACATTGTACGCCCTTGACTGCGATGACAACGGCGAGATTATCTGGACATTCCAGAGAGACGGTGGATGCTACTCACCATCGGTGGCTTCGGGTATTGTCTATGTCTCGACCGACAGTCCGGCAAAGCTCTACGCACTGAATGCGTACACCGGGGACAGTCTGTGGTGTCATTCCAGCGGACAGACGGGCCCGCAGATGTCTGGACCGGCTATCGACGGCGGGCATCTTGTGACATGCTTCTCCAACAGCAATCAGTGGAGCGTGTATCATTATACGGCTGACCTTCCGATCCCACCTATCTCTGCCGAGACTGAAATGACTCCAGATCCAGTGTACATATACTGGGAATTTGCTATGGATCCGAAGATGGACACGATATATGTCGGCAATTTCAGCGGTGGCTACTCCGCGTCAGACGTCGATACGACGAGCCTGCTGCTGAACGGTTCGATTGCACCGATCGAAGTCAACACTGTTCCTGCAATGAGTGGGTACACTGGCGAAGTCCTCGAATTGATTTTCC
It includes:
- a CDS encoding HAMP domain-containing histidine kinase; amino-acid sequence: MAVAIVAVSPMMSSAAVEPYDLNLIQVYVTRNHGNFLVADFDGDSQPEFLELSSDRQTFCIREFSSTEFLANRWLHHGEEDPNVFMKHLLAADVDGERGDELISLMQDISGDSAWIRVTSYSDEQHHVICKTKAIIGSDIRSRKSWRGPGWDGELDACYVVDLENDGDKELVAVCAVGFDCYPRGLFVYDFPSGDLIWSFPTASNIGQVEFADADGDGESEVYLGTYVTANGCFAREVTDNSEFLYAVDYNGDSLWAEDLGGSMDFHASRFAIADGDGNGTIELYMTHLLDKASGFDEHVRKLSILDLRTSRQLAQHSFDPPDAFGDLVVADLDLDGTMEVLTNNGPTVLDGTTLNQICQGESIRWRILGVVDIDGDTTNGLETVLRREDSLVILDRNMKPLVRYTTDGNDRIELAIHFANENGEHFLGVVTGRQVEECFGEDLRVFKIEKYVAPETLLGYDKWRMPDWFSVSIALIIGAIAGVFLIKVNGRLRTRFRRSEGIGEYDSLLDSLATFEHGQSAGRNLERIEFLLNNLPPDDARLKPIVPRVMSALETYSSFTSGQLRDVVERSARCEEFAVKAADIHNLDLELTAILSEFDIADPISGFRLRKEEMIDLTVKLKQSVRDIRIGVMSKLSVDLVETVNNVIGSLSAQLKNSGISITKLGVTGDISRAVFFSRPHLVSIIEEIFSNASASMRDSSVRNIGIAISIVADTVALSISDTGGGILAENAEVLFDREYSTKQDKGGYGLFYVRQQIERFGGKITIRNNNDRPGATVTITMKLVPNE
- a CDS encoding PQQ-binding-like beta-propeller repeat protein, translated to MLATDYQWVGSQLNRLPGILTVLVSFVLLSLSGVAFCETDFDLVETIGIEDKPEAMVIANLDSDPETEFVVVLGWSGIVKAYDNDGTILWTQTTGWYGSINAGNLDGDPMDEIAVSSADHHLYVYDDDGSVICVQAIDRLGHDKANFADIDGDGDNELVFSEWDSSVYSASPAKVYAFDPETCTIIWTYTLPDDAVTHCSDIDGDGAAEIVASSRGDAISPVMVLLEGDGTPVWTKPGQAWTVRFCDMDGDNENDLVTNVGGISAYNYDGVDLFSSSAKGFLVNMFDLDGDGEMEFLGIGLSSRDSIYATNLDGTELWSATLSSQVGYAEPISLGTGSTAGVTAALRDGDSLFVLSGLDGSVLWKNAPDGATERFRIPSGSADFDGDGLTDMIVGNDNDLIYMFHQSSSSTLLGWPTLCHDLQHTGSTSDSLQPPLTLLDSFTVSTGSASFLSGEVIVDGMAYVGGISDCVYAYDLTTNEIVWDFCDSERRIRTPCVTGEYVYVTASKTASSGSRLYKLDKGTGALVDFVDVPGEPEPPCVANGIVYVGYSHYWSGPFGLLAVDANDLHTLWNYTNPTNHGFSQPAVSDDGSRLFVSDGGGRLLCLDAATGVPSWSFSSGHSWGVNTPTYHNSTVYMVAGYSNINVYALDESNGNLYWQKHLVSAGYPSQTQALYDGKFFVSANETLYALDCDDNGEIIWTFQRDGGCYSPSVASGIVYVSTDSPAKLYALNAYTGDSLWCHSSGQTGPQMSGPAIDGGHLVTCFSNSNQWSVYHYTADLPIPPISAETEMTPDPVYIYWEFAMDPKMDTIYVGNFSGGYSASDVDTTSLLLNGSIAPIEVNTVPAMSGYTGEVLELIFPLANVISCYPPPLDTTIQDYTVTAQLNDDRSLSASGSFTFIGKIRGDVNYDMHVNLLDITVLASYIFKSGNPPCPIESGDADLSGDIDIDDVVSLIAYIYCGEPWPARIEHAINSEAKDAFAAAQIVVIPEDSYTRSSQMISVDSRVAVRGYQFEFEGADFRGVSVRSFVPGMELFYGIVDGRLKVGLFDIEGQAICPSGNHDVIEVESAANSRVKLLKTILASDGGGSTTVIYRDAFDQPVLPSGYKLNQNYPNPFNPVTMISFYMHKAGNYTLTVYNVVGQIVDKIEGTATQVGEVSVEWDGHDKASGIYFYKLDTEGFSETKKMALVK
- a CDS encoding sigma-54 dependent transcriptional regulator, with translation MNDRNLRVLIIDDDADFREDLKLLLPAAFESLMASSLAAATKLLNDREIDLVFLDIDLGGDINGLEYLKKIKADQPYLPVIMVTADRSVDSIVQAMRLGASDYVGKSPDLDKLELSITRALSESSLLRRLDLLESDLGHRVGDLIGESEAIKTILKEMKKLGAVPSNVLITGKSGTGKELVARGIHKLSDRQKQPFVAVNCAALSRELIESELFGHEKGAFTGAVGRRSGKFELVGSGTLFLDEITEIPVELQAKLLRAIQEREFSRVGGNSIIKFAGRLLVSSNRNIPQAISDGHFREDLYYRINVSSVYIPPLADRKSDIPVLAKHFVSKFSREMKKPICSISERAVEHLSSYDWPGNVRELANVIENAVVHCDDSELDLHHFGPFISHCESLPERYEEAKQLALSRFQRDFISAALSRHGGNVTKTADEISVSRQGLIKMMETCGLSTK
- a CDS encoding VCBS repeat-containing protein — translated: MQHTKILSIISAPIPEVLLVLTILFLGAQSGYADGALFDPAINYPVGSNPISVLAADLNGDSIPDLAVANHHSDNVSILLNSDSTFQAAINYAAGNGPFSVFAGDLDGDGCKDLAVANAVSDDVSILLNNCEGIFTQNGAYAIGDHAYSVFVADLDGDGHLDLAVANAAAGTLSILINNGDGTFQDTINYPVVGGPYSVIAADLNGSGHLDLATANPGTDNVSILFNNGDGTFQDTINYPVGDAPFDVFAADLDGNGHLDLATANQQSDNASVLLNHGDGTFSDAVHYPAGDGPQGVTAADFDGDGDSDLAVANPLSDDVTILLNNGDGTFALDSAYTVGSHPWGIFASDLDLDGDSDLAVACYYDNSVSILENLTGPYTRPDTLFVGNSAIEPSCMEAELPIYLANQEPVSAGHIVLDYSEAGWPFHPSDVSFAGTRVESWNPTLGVIDSTTMTIDIGFFNLSGTPLDPADEITRDIPIAKIMFNDECAFAGEMWLQPPDTTTLCAEFDCFSTSLVDTLGVLYAPDVTFDSTKISGYVPGDADGSCTVDIDDVVYVINYIFMGGPAPVCESKAGDANGSCGIDIDDVVYLIAYIFAGGPEPVPYCYIPLPFEKTIVGNASLSIAGNANEESSTISLTADRDVQAIQLEFAVGHDVVNVRVESLVDGIETFYGYSGGVLRIGLLDLYGTHMIPAGSNDIVQITGANGKLELTNSIIVAKGGGHLNSSVSEQASSGILPLNFALNQNHPNPFNPTTEISFSLPSDSYVKLEIHNIMGQRVTTLVDDYKQAGYHTVTWSGRDDGGASVASGVYFYRIEAGEYSDCKKMLLMK